A genome region from Pirellulales bacterium includes the following:
- a CDS encoding PQQ-binding-like beta-propeller repeat protein: protein MRASSYASLLTCIATAGAVLASGHSLAAQTAPKAKAKPQAAAPAKGKPAQAAPAVATAAAKSAAPALKKVDPLDWPNWRGPEQNGISRETGLPDKWDAATGQNVLWKNAELRTRSTPIVMHGKLYTLASSDPATHDEGEKVICADAATGKVLWENKFNVFLSDVPDTRVAWSCCVGDPTTGRIYAMGVCGYFQCIDGDTGKTLWSHSLSEEFGLLSTYGGRTNVPVIFEDLAIISAVTTGWGDLARPVHRFMAFNKTTGELVWINGTRPLPDDTTYSTPFLAVVQGQPLMIFGSGDGSVWALQPRTGKPVWNFRFSLRGMNVSPLVDHDIVYMGQSEENHDDSTMGAIGAYSAIGSGDITKTNEKWRRKEVMIGKSSPLLLNGRLYGLDDSNIVYVLDAATGEEIGKRQRLLGTITRASPVYADGKIFACTTSAWHVLTPTENGVKISQRQRFPNGEEIYGSPAVSHGRIYLPSTSFMYCIGTPNAKPTSDPQPAPIAEAAVTDTKPALVQVVPAEALVKPGEKVQYKTRVFNAIGQLLQESVAAYTVEGAAEINPQGLFVAGTPQAHSAATVTAKVGDLAGTARVRIEPPLPWKFDFNDDQVPVTWVGARYRHVPRDLDGEHVIAKITTIPKGTRSQSWMGPTNLHDYAIQADVRGSIAFIDARAAAEVATGDDKEKDEAGSAATGDASADKKADGAPAKTEKVGKMPDIGLIAQRYTLDLMGASQQLQIRSWTAVLDRFSKSVPFAWKPDTWYTMKLQANVIDGKAVLKGKVWLRGEPEPEAWTIEATDDAPNTEGSPGLFGNAGNAELFYDNILVTPAPAK, encoded by the coding sequence ATGCGAGCTAGTTCCTACGCCAGCCTATTGACGTGCATTGCCACTGCCGGAGCCGTGCTGGCTTCGGGGCACAGCCTGGCAGCCCAAACGGCGCCCAAGGCGAAAGCCAAGCCGCAGGCCGCCGCGCCTGCCAAGGGCAAACCCGCGCAGGCTGCCCCAGCGGTCGCCACGGCTGCGGCCAAAAGCGCGGCACCCGCCCTAAAGAAGGTCGATCCGCTCGACTGGCCCAATTGGCGCGGGCCCGAGCAGAATGGCATCTCACGCGAGACCGGATTGCCGGATAAGTGGGATGCGGCCACCGGACAAAACGTGCTCTGGAAGAATGCCGAGTTGCGCACCCGTAGCACGCCTATCGTGATGCACGGCAAGCTGTACACACTGGCCAGTAGCGATCCCGCCACCCACGACGAAGGCGAAAAGGTAATTTGCGCGGACGCCGCGACCGGAAAGGTGTTGTGGGAAAACAAATTCAACGTCTTTTTGTCGGACGTGCCCGACACCCGCGTCGCCTGGAGCTGCTGCGTGGGAGACCCCACCACTGGGCGCATTTATGCGATGGGTGTCTGCGGATATTTCCAATGCATCGACGGTGACACGGGCAAGACTCTCTGGTCGCACTCGCTGAGCGAGGAGTTCGGCCTGCTGAGCACCTATGGAGGCCGCACGAATGTGCCCGTGATATTCGAAGACCTGGCGATCATCAGCGCCGTGACGACGGGTTGGGGCGACCTGGCCCGCCCGGTCCACCGCTTTATGGCTTTCAATAAGACAACCGGCGAACTGGTGTGGATTAACGGTACCCGTCCGCTGCCCGACGATACAACTTACAGCACTCCCTTTTTGGCCGTAGTGCAGGGGCAGCCGCTGATGATCTTCGGCTCGGGCGATGGCTCGGTATGGGCCCTCCAGCCGCGCACGGGCAAACCCGTTTGGAATTTCCGTTTTTCGCTGCGTGGCATGAACGTTTCGCCATTGGTCGATCACGACATCGTCTATATGGGTCAAAGCGAAGAAAACCACGACGACAGCACGATGGGCGCGATAGGCGCATACAGCGCCATAGGGTCCGGCGACATCACCAAAACAAACGAGAAATGGCGCCGCAAGGAAGTGATGATCGGCAAAAGCTCGCCGCTCCTTCTAAATGGGCGTCTTTATGGCCTGGACGACTCGAACATCGTCTACGTGCTTGACGCGGCGACGGGCGAAGAGATCGGCAAGCGGCAGCGGCTGCTCGGCACGATTACACGCGCCAGTCCCGTCTATGCGGACGGCAAGATTTTTGCCTGCACCACCAGCGCCTGGCACGTGCTGACTCCAACCGAAAACGGCGTCAAGATTTCGCAGCGGCAACGCTTCCCCAACGGCGAGGAGATTTACGGGTCGCCGGCCGTTTCGCATGGCCGGATCTATCTGCCCTCGACGTCTTTCATGTATTGCATCGGCACGCCCAATGCCAAGCCGACGTCTGATCCTCAGCCGGCGCCAATAGCCGAGGCCGCGGTGACTGATACCAAGCCAGCCTTGGTGCAAGTCGTGCCGGCCGAGGCGTTGGTCAAGCCGGGCGAGAAGGTGCAGTACAAGACCCGCGTCTTCAACGCGATCGGCCAGTTGCTCCAAGAGTCTGTCGCCGCATATACGGTCGAAGGCGCCGCCGAGATCAACCCGCAAGGGCTGTTCGTGGCGGGTACTCCTCAGGCCCACTCGGCCGCGACCGTGACGGCCAAGGTAGGCGATCTCGCCGGCACGGCCCGCGTGCGGATCGAGCCGCCATTGCCGTGGAAATTCGACTTCAACGACGACCAGGTGCCGGTCACCTGGGTCGGCGCTCGCTACCGCCACGTGCCGCGCGATCTCGATGGCGAGCACGTAATTGCCAAGATTACAACGATCCCCAAGGGGACGCGCAGCCAAAGCTGGATGGGCCCCACGAATTTGCACGACTATGCCATTCAGGCCGACGTCCGCGGCAGCATCGCATTCATTGATGCCCGCGCGGCCGCCGAAGTGGCCACAGGGGATGACAAGGAAAAAGACGAGGCTGGGTCCGCTGCAACGGGTGACGCATCAGCCGACAAAAAGGCCGACGGTGCGCCGGCGAAGACCGAGAAAGTCGGCAAAATGCCCGACATCGGACTGATCGCGCAGCGCTACACGCTCGACCTGATGGGGGCGAGCCAGCAACTGCAGATCCGCTCGTGGACTGCCGTTCTGGACCGGTTCTCGAAGTCGGTCCCTTTCGCCTGGAAGCCGGACACCTGGTACACGATGAAGCTGCAGGCGAACGTCATCGACGGCAAGGCCGTACTCAAAGGCAAGGTCTGGCTGCGCGGCGAGCCCGAACCAGAGGCCTGGACGATTGAAGCCACGGACGACGCCCCCAATACTGAGGGAAGTCCGGGCTTGTTCGGCAACGCCGGAAACGCGGAACTGTTCTACGACAATATTTTGGTGACGCCCGCTCCGGCGAAGTAA
- a CDS encoding (2Fe-2S)-binding protein: protein MDLDDEVCLCFHVTKRKLVNYLRVEKPRRAGQLSDCFGAGTGCGWCRSYLERMFQAAVTGGITVEDEPTPADYARARSGYIRSGGGTPPPGATPVPDPDAD from the coding sequence ATGGATCTCGACGACGAAGTTTGCCTCTGTTTTCACGTTACCAAGCGCAAGCTTGTCAATTATCTGCGCGTCGAGAAACCGCGCCGCGCCGGCCAGTTGAGCGATTGCTTCGGCGCCGGCACCGGCTGCGGATGGTGCCGCAGCTATCTCGAGCGCATGTTCCAGGCCGCGGTCACCGGGGGCATAACGGTGGAAGACGAACCAACCCCGGCGGACTACGCCCGCGCGCGCAGCGGTTATATCCGTTCGGGCGGCGGCACCCCGCCTCCTGGGGCCACGCCCGTACCTGACCCTGATGCGGACTAG
- a CDS encoding M20/M25/M40 family metallo-hydrolase, giving the protein MTAGPEPDLRAAQKLVLALMAIPGRSGEERGVRDYIVDQLRRAGAPASAIRSDHAHRHTPLDGEIGNLVFRMPGIMRGPRRLLMAHLDTVPLCVGSKPVVKGQVVHSAAKHAGLGADDRAGCAVILTAALEILRRRLPHPPLVFLWPVQEEVGLFGARHANLALLGQPKLAFNWDGGPADKLTIGATGAYRIQIIVEGIASHAGGAPEQGVSAITIAGLAIADLERGGWLGDVRKEGERGTSNIGVIQGGAATNVVTDRVELKAEARSHNPVFRRVIRDAIEQAFHKAASEVRNIVGAHGKVTCESRQDYESFRLSAEEPSIQAAEAAVRATGGEPFHFVSNGGLDANWLTARGIPTVTLGCGQLHAHMVTEQLDLVMFRQACRIALRLATATE; this is encoded by the coding sequence GTGACCGCCGGACCGGAGCCCGATCTACGCGCCGCCCAAAAGTTGGTGCTGGCGCTGATGGCCATTCCCGGCCGCAGTGGCGAAGAACGTGGCGTGCGGGACTATATCGTCGACCAACTGCGGCGCGCCGGCGCGCCGGCCTCGGCCATCCGTAGCGATCACGCACATCGTCACACGCCGCTCGATGGTGAAATCGGCAATCTGGTTTTTCGAATGCCGGGCATCATGCGCGGTCCGCGCCGCCTGTTGATGGCACACCTGGACACGGTCCCTTTGTGTGTCGGCTCGAAACCGGTTGTGAAGGGGCAAGTTGTCCACTCAGCGGCCAAGCATGCCGGACTGGGTGCCGATGATCGGGCCGGTTGTGCCGTGATTCTGACCGCGGCGCTCGAGATCTTGCGGAGGCGGCTACCGCATCCCCCCTTGGTGTTTCTGTGGCCCGTACAGGAGGAAGTTGGCCTGTTCGGCGCGCGGCATGCCAATCTGGCTCTTCTCGGCCAGCCGAAACTGGCCTTCAACTGGGACGGTGGACCGGCGGACAAGCTCACCATCGGCGCGACCGGCGCTTATCGAATTCAGATTATCGTCGAAGGTATTGCCAGCCATGCCGGCGGCGCACCCGAGCAAGGCGTTAGTGCCATCACGATCGCGGGGCTGGCCATCGCGGATCTCGAACGGGGCGGCTGGCTGGGTGATGTCCGCAAGGAGGGAGAGCGCGGCACCAGCAATATCGGCGTCATCCAAGGAGGCGCCGCCACGAACGTCGTCACCGATCGCGTCGAGCTAAAGGCCGAGGCCCGCAGCCACAACCCGGTCTTCCGCCGCGTCATTCGCGACGCCATTGAACAAGCATTTCACAAAGCGGCAAGCGAAGTGCGCAACATCGTCGGCGCCCATGGCAAGGTCACTTGCGAGAGCCGGCAGGATTACGAATCGTTTCGCTTGTCGGCCGAGGAGCCGTCTATTCAAGCGGCCGAAGCCGCCGTGCGCGCAACCGGGGGCGAGCCATTTCATTTTGTCTCTAACGGCGGGCTGGACGCCAACTGGCTTACGGCCCGCGGCATACCTACCGTGACGCTGGGCTGCGGACAGTTGCACGCACACATGGTCACAGAGCAACTGGATCTGGTCATGTTTCGGCAGGCCTGCCGCATCGCCTTGCGATTGGCCACGGCTACGGAGTAA
- a CDS encoding HdeD family acid-resistance protein gives MSTGLKGPSELIRHELETMKSEWYWFLLLGILLIVGGTLAIGYSVFATLVAVTFFGILLVVGGGAQILSAFWAGQWSGFLLSLLAGILYVVVGGMMVARPFVGAEALTLLVGSFFLVGGIFRVVTAMTLRLHHWGWILLNGVVTSLLGLIVLAEWPSSGLFVIGLFIGIDMLFNGWTWVMLSLGLRSLPKAA, from the coding sequence ATGTCCACCGGACTCAAAGGACCGTCGGAGCTGATTCGCCACGAACTAGAGACCATGAAGTCGGAATGGTATTGGTTCTTGCTGCTTGGCATTCTGCTGATCGTGGGCGGCACGCTGGCCATCGGCTACTCGGTGTTTGCCACACTCGTCGCAGTGACTTTCTTCGGCATCTTGTTGGTCGTCGGCGGCGGGGCACAGATTCTGAGCGCTTTTTGGGCTGGTCAGTGGAGCGGCTTCCTGTTGTCGTTGCTGGCCGGCATCTTGTATGTCGTCGTCGGCGGCATGATGGTTGCCCGGCCTTTTGTGGGCGCCGAAGCTCTCACGTTGTTGGTCGGCTCGTTCTTCCTCGTGGGCGGTATTTTCCGCGTCGTCACCGCCATGACATTGCGACTGCACCACTGGGGCTGGATCCTGCTGAACGGTGTGGTGACCTCGCTATTAGGATTGATCGTGCTGGCAGAATGGCCGAGTTCGGGCCTGTTTGTGATTGGCCTGTTCATCGGCATCGACATGCTGTTCAACGGTTGGACCTGGGTCATGCTCAGCCTTGGGTTGCGCAGCCTTCCCAAGGCCGCCTAA
- a CDS encoding CaiB/BaiF CoA-transferase family protein — protein sequence MNDRAYPLAGLKVLDLSRVLAGPVCTQLLADLGADVVKIERPGIGDDTRAWGPPFLGGEGPSAYFLSCNRGKRSLALDLKNPAARSVVDDLLREADVLVENFLPAALREFGLTVDRLASINPRLVSCSISGFGRTGPLAEVPGYDLVTQAGMGLMSITGEPEGPPLKVGVAIADVLTGLYAALSALTGLYARERGQPGRAFDLALADCTLASLVNVAQSVLVTGERAQRWGNAHPQIVPYETFETADGHLVIGVGTDDQWRKFCAAVDHTDWSTDARFQKNAQRVEHRYELLTLLRPLVRARTTRHWQQLLATIGLPHGPVLAVDEALATPQVAARQMVLPVVDRQGRSYSVLGSAVHWQGEPPRQATAPPEIGEHTDAVLQEWLRYDDTKLAELRRCGAIS from the coding sequence ATGAACGATCGCGCCTACCCGCTCGCCGGACTGAAAGTCCTCGACTTGTCGCGGGTCTTGGCAGGTCCGGTTTGCACGCAGCTGCTGGCGGACCTGGGGGCCGACGTCGTCAAGATCGAGCGGCCCGGCATCGGTGACGACACGCGTGCCTGGGGACCGCCGTTTCTGGGGGGGGAGGGTCCCAGCGCCTACTTTCTCTCCTGCAATCGCGGCAAGCGTTCGCTGGCACTCGACCTGAAAAACCCTGCCGCGCGTTCGGTAGTCGACGATCTGCTACGCGAGGCCGATGTCCTGGTCGAAAACTTCCTGCCGGCCGCTTTGCGCGAGTTCGGCCTTACCGTTGATCGACTGGCCAGCATCAACCCCCGATTGGTTAGTTGCTCCATTTCGGGCTTTGGCCGCACCGGCCCGCTGGCCGAGGTGCCCGGCTACGACCTGGTGACCCAAGCTGGAATGGGCTTGATGTCGATCACGGGAGAGCCGGAGGGCCCGCCGCTGAAGGTGGGAGTGGCAATCGCCGACGTGCTCACGGGACTTTACGCCGCATTGAGCGCTCTGACAGGATTGTACGCCCGCGAGCGGGGTCAACCCGGTCGGGCGTTCGATCTGGCGCTGGCCGACTGCACGCTGGCCAGTCTGGTGAATGTTGCCCAGAGCGTGCTCGTAACGGGTGAAAGAGCACAGCGCTGGGGGAACGCGCATCCCCAGATCGTCCCCTACGAGACCTTCGAGACGGCAGACGGCCATCTGGTCATCGGCGTCGGCACGGATGACCAGTGGCGCAAATTTTGCGCCGCCGTCGACCATACGGACTGGTCGACCGACGCGCGCTTTCAAAAGAATGCCCAGCGCGTCGAGCACCGCTACGAACTGTTGACTTTGCTGCGACCGCTGGTGCGGGCAAGAACGACGCGCCACTGGCAACAGTTGCTAGCCACGATCGGTTTGCCGCATGGTCCCGTGCTGGCAGTAGACGAAGCGCTGGCCACTCCGCAAGTCGCCGCCCGCCAAATGGTCCTGCCGGTCGTCGATCGGCAGGGGCGCAGCTATTCGGTATTGGGATCAGCCGTACACTGGCAGGGAGAACCGCCGCGGCAGGCGACCGCGCCCCCCGAGATCGGCGAGCATACAGACGCCGTGCTGCAGGAATGGCTCCGTTACGACGATACGAAACTGGCCGAATTGCGTCGCTGCGGCGCCATCAGCTGA
- the aroB gene encoding 3-dehydroquinate synthase → MSRATTIVEVALAERTYTIEIGTGNLSEAGRFVDERMAPSHFALITDDNVADRHARPVAESLAENADVDILSVEAGETAKSIATAEVLWQKLLEVGADRGTVVVAVGGGVVGDLAGFVAATFARGLAFVQIPTTLLAQVDSSVGGKVGVNLPGAKNMVGAFWQPRGVLIDTAVLATLPEREYRAGLAEVVKYGVILDAEFFSYLESHVTELQARQDDVLRQVVARSCQLKADVVKADEREETGLRAVLNYGHTFCHAFETLTGYGQLLHGEGVSIGMTCAARLAERLARVDGAFVRRQFELLTALGLPTVAPPLDADEVLAVMARDKKAAAGKLRFVLPTQLGHVELVGGIAESDVRAALDSD, encoded by the coding sequence GTGAGCCGTGCGACAACCATTGTTGAAGTTGCGCTCGCCGAGCGCACCTATACGATCGAGATCGGCACGGGCAATCTCAGCGAAGCCGGCCGCTTTGTCGACGAGCGGATGGCCCCGTCGCACTTCGCATTGATCACAGACGATAACGTGGCAGATCGCCATGCGCGCCCGGTGGCCGAAAGTCTCGCCGAGAACGCCGACGTCGACATTCTCTCTGTAGAAGCTGGCGAAACGGCCAAGAGTATCGCCACGGCCGAGGTGCTGTGGCAAAAATTGCTCGAAGTCGGCGCCGATCGCGGCACCGTCGTGGTGGCCGTGGGCGGGGGGGTCGTGGGGGATCTGGCCGGCTTCGTCGCGGCCACATTCGCACGCGGATTAGCCTTCGTGCAGATTCCGACCACGCTCCTGGCCCAGGTCGATAGCTCGGTCGGCGGCAAGGTGGGTGTCAACCTGCCCGGCGCAAAAAATATGGTGGGCGCCTTTTGGCAACCACGCGGCGTGTTGATCGACACAGCCGTGCTCGCGACGCTGCCCGAGCGTGAATATCGCGCCGGCCTGGCCGAGGTGGTGAAATACGGTGTGATTCTCGACGCCGAATTCTTCAGCTATCTAGAGTCACACGTGACCGAATTGCAAGCCCGTCAGGACGACGTGCTACGGCAAGTAGTTGCACGCAGCTGCCAGCTCAAGGCCGACGTGGTCAAGGCGGACGAACGCGAGGAAACGGGACTACGGGCAGTCCTCAATTACGGACATACGTTTTGCCACGCGTTCGAGACGTTGACCGGTTATGGCCAACTGTTGCATGGCGAGGGAGTTTCCATCGGCATGACCTGTGCCGCACGACTTGCCGAGCGCTTGGCACGCGTCGACGGAGCATTTGTGCGTCGGCAATTCGAACTACTCACTGCGTTAGGGCTGCCGACGGTGGCCCCGCCACTGGATGCCGACGAAGTGTTGGCAGTGATGGCCCGCGACAAAAAGGCGGCCGCCGGAAAGCTCCGCTTCGTGCTACCCACTCAGTTAGGGCACGTCGAGCTTGTCGGCGGCATTGCCGAATCCGACGTCCGCGCGGCGCTCGACTCGGACTAA
- the dprA gene encoding DNA-processing protein DprA, which produces MSDTSDVTRGAGRDQTSQDEDLIGALRLAMVSGIGPRLTVALLERFGTAAAALAAAPSELRDVPGIGSKLSTAIARAPNRQDAEDEIERCRQAGISILTPQAAGYPRLLREIHDPPAVLFARGTIEAHDALAVAIVGSRHATQYGVAQAERLAGSLAQAGLTIVSGLARGVDAAAHRGALAAGGRTIAVLGSGLANIYPPEHVQLADEVADGGALLSEAPPRTQPTSGAFPQRNRLISGLSLGVIVVEASIQSGALITARHATEQGRDIFAVPGRVDSRVSHGCHRLIRDGAKLVETADDVLEELGPLVEATSDAAGQSVHHPAELLLNELERQVLAAVSAEATTIDHVVATSKLPTPQVLATLSVLEMRRLVRRVSGNRVARA; this is translated from the coding sequence TTGAGCGACACGAGCGACGTGACCCGCGGTGCTGGGAGGGATCAAACGTCGCAGGACGAGGACCTCATTGGCGCGCTCCGTTTGGCGATGGTCTCCGGGATCGGACCGCGGCTGACCGTTGCGCTCCTCGAACGATTTGGCACGGCCGCGGCCGCGCTCGCAGCGGCTCCCAGCGAGCTGCGCGATGTCCCAGGGATCGGCAGCAAGCTGAGCACCGCCATCGCGCGGGCGCCGAACCGCCAGGACGCCGAGGACGAAATCGAACGCTGCCGGCAGGCGGGCATCTCGATTCTCACCCCGCAGGCGGCCGGCTACCCGCGGCTACTTCGCGAGATACATGACCCTCCGGCGGTGCTGTTCGCCCGCGGAACGATCGAAGCGCACGACGCGCTGGCCGTTGCCATCGTTGGTTCCCGGCATGCCACGCAGTACGGCGTTGCCCAGGCAGAACGGTTGGCGGGCAGTCTGGCGCAAGCCGGACTCACCATTGTGAGTGGACTGGCGCGCGGCGTCGACGCGGCCGCACATCGCGGCGCGCTGGCGGCCGGGGGCCGTACGATCGCCGTGCTGGGATCCGGACTAGCGAATATCTATCCGCCTGAGCACGTGCAATTAGCAGACGAAGTGGCCGACGGCGGAGCGCTATTGAGCGAAGCGCCGCCTCGCACGCAGCCCACCAGCGGCGCCTTCCCGCAGCGCAACCGATTGATCAGCGGCCTTTCGTTGGGTGTGATTGTCGTCGAAGCTTCCATCCAATCGGGCGCGCTCATCACGGCCCGGCATGCCACTGAGCAGGGTCGCGATATTTTCGCCGTGCCGGGACGAGTCGATAGCCGCGTCTCGCACGGCTGCCATCGACTGATCCGCGACGGCGCAAAGCTGGTCGAAACAGCCGACGACGTACTCGAAGAATTAGGTCCTTTGGTCGAGGCCACCTCGGACGCTGCCGGCCAGAGCGTGCATCATCCGGCCGAACTACTGCTCAACGAACTCGAGCGCCAAGTGCTGGCCGCCGTATCGGCCGAGGCGACGACGATCGATCACGTGGTCGCCACCTCAAAGCTGCCGACGCCCCAAGTACTGGCAACCTTGAGCGTCCTCGAAATGCGCCGGCTCGTGCGCCGCGTGAGCGGCAATCGAGTGGCTCGGGCGTGA
- a CDS encoding M48 family metallopeptidase: MSDESSTETNSPLDSPVGHPDGVAKTSEQVMSPAQLAEAKLYGRWQLGLDLADAAVDLIFLSLFALLAAVPLDGWLATRISTPTLRLLALYGIMMAAHECASFPLAWFSGHVIEHRFGLSRQSLGHWVARHLKRFSLAALFGAAIVLAMYALFWYVGTWWWVAAAVGFFLLSVVLGQLAPVLILPLFYKIERLDRPEIADRVSNLAAESGLSIEGVYRMVLSDETSKANAMLAGLGRTRRVLLGDTLLDGFTLDEIEVVFAHEIGHHVYRHIPKLMALGFVYSLVGFWICDRALALWIGPSVYDPRQMPVYALPMLMFVLGAFSLVLGPLQNVASRRFERQCDRFALVKTGLREAYISAFRKLAKLNKDDPDPPRLAVMLFHSHPPIAERIAIAEE, translated from the coding sequence GTGTCTGATGAGTCTTCGACGGAAACAAATAGCCCCTTGGATTCGCCAGTCGGACACCCAGACGGGGTCGCAAAGACATCCGAGCAAGTAATGTCGCCCGCGCAGCTGGCCGAAGCCAAGCTTTACGGTCGCTGGCAGTTGGGGCTCGATTTGGCAGACGCGGCAGTCGACCTGATTTTTTTGAGCCTCTTCGCCCTCTTGGCCGCGGTGCCACTCGACGGCTGGTTGGCCACGCGAATATCCACGCCCACGCTGCGATTGCTCGCCCTGTACGGAATCATGATGGCCGCACACGAGTGCGCATCATTCCCGTTGGCTTGGTTCTCTGGCCACGTGATCGAACATCGCTTCGGTCTCAGCCGACAATCTCTCGGGCATTGGGTGGCGCGGCACCTGAAGCGATTTTCGCTGGCCGCGCTCTTCGGTGCGGCCATCGTTCTGGCGATGTACGCGCTGTTCTGGTACGTCGGTACCTGGTGGTGGGTAGCCGCGGCCGTGGGATTCTTCTTGCTGAGCGTCGTGCTGGGCCAACTGGCGCCGGTACTGATTCTTCCGCTGTTTTACAAAATCGAGCGGCTCGACCGGCCCGAGATCGCCGACCGGGTTTCAAACCTGGCAGCGGAGTCCGGATTATCGATCGAGGGCGTGTACCGCATGGTCCTCAGCGACGAGACGTCCAAGGCCAACGCCATGCTGGCCGGCTTGGGGCGCACACGACGCGTGCTGTTGGGGGATACGCTGCTCGATGGTTTCACGCTTGACGAAATCGAGGTCGTGTTCGCCCATGAGATTGGCCACCACGTCTATCGCCACATCCCAAAGCTCATGGCGCTGGGTTTCGTCTATAGCTTGGTGGGATTCTGGATCTGCGACCGTGCGCTGGCGTTGTGGATCGGGCCCAGCGTTTACGATCCACGACAGATGCCAGTGTACGCGCTGCCGATGCTGATGTTTGTGTTGGGGGCGTTTTCGCTGGTGCTAGGACCGTTGCAAAATGTGGCCAGCCGGCGATTCGAGCGGCAGTGCGATCGCTTCGCGCTGGTGAAGACCGGGCTGCGCGAGGCTTACATCTCTGCCTTTCGCAAGCTGGCAAAATTAAACAAGGACGACCCAGATCCGCCTCGCCTGGCGGTGATGTTATTCCACAGCCACCCGCCCATCGCCGAGCGCATCGCGATCGCGGAAGAATGA
- the rpmA gene encoding 50S ribosomal protein L27 produces MAHKKGQGSSRNGRDSNGQRRGIKKYGGEQVIAGNILVRQVGTRYQAGRGVGQGKDYTLFALIEGIVTFDRGGRRVSVLSAAS; encoded by the coding sequence ATGGCACATAAAAAAGGTCAGGGTTCCAGCCGCAACGGTCGTGATTCCAACGGCCAGCGACGTGGAATCAAGAAATACGGTGGCGAGCAGGTCATCGCTGGCAACATTCTGGTGCGCCAGGTAGGCACCCGTTACCAGGCGGGCCGCGGCGTAGGTCAAGGCAAGGACTACACGCTCTTCGCCCTGATCGAGGGAATTGTGACGTTCGACCGTGGTGGACGTCGAGTGAGCGTCCTGTCCGCAGCTTCGTAG
- a CDS encoding type III pantothenate kinase, which translates to MSAASNAPLVAVDVGNSRVKLGLFTTIDGQPLPTPTSTLDIGPAPEELDRIRGWLATLAVTEPSWWIGSVQREVAGRLVGWLRNEGAARITMIASGDLPLTVALARPDKVGIDRLLDAVATNRLRRPGEPAIVADLGTAITIDLISPDGAFLGGAIMPGIATSARAMHEFTDLLPLVEMWKLGEPPSPLGTATAEAMKAGLYWGAVGGVRELVDRLAEGLPTRPRLFLSGGAAPSVARLLSEDALYVPHLTLAGIALTAAQ; encoded by the coding sequence ATGAGCGCCGCAAGCAATGCGCCGCTTGTCGCCGTCGATGTGGGCAACAGCCGCGTGAAGCTCGGTCTGTTTACGACGATCGACGGCCAACCGCTTCCCACGCCCACCAGCACTCTGGACATCGGACCGGCGCCCGAGGAGCTCGATCGTATCCGCGGCTGGCTTGCTACGCTTGCGGTGACAGAGCCTTCCTGGTGGATCGGCAGCGTGCAGCGCGAAGTTGCCGGCCGACTCGTCGGCTGGCTGCGCAATGAAGGGGCCGCGCGGATCACGATGATCGCCTCCGGTGATTTGCCCCTGACGGTGGCACTGGCGCGGCCCGACAAGGTGGGCATCGATCGACTCCTGGATGCCGTGGCGACGAATCGTTTGCGTCGGCCCGGCGAGCCGGCCATCGTGGCGGATTTGGGCACGGCGATCACGATTGATCTGATCTCGCCCGACGGTGCCTTTCTCGGCGGCGCCATTATGCCGGGCATCGCCACCAGCGCGCGAGCGATGCACGAGTTCACCGACCTGTTGCCGCTGGTCGAGATGTGGAAGCTGGGCGAACCTCCATCCCCCTTAGGCACAGCCACGGCCGAAGCCATGAAGGCCGGGCTCTATTGGGGCGCGGTCGGAGGTGTGCGTGAGTTGGTCGACCGCCTGGCCGAGGGCTTGCCTACGCGGCCGCGACTTTTCCTCAGCGGCGGCGCGGCACCTTCGGTGGCCCGGCTGTTGTCGGAGGATGCCCTCTATGTTCCGCACTTGACGCTGGCCGGCATTGCTTTGACTGCGGCACAGTGA